A window from Triticum aestivum cultivar Chinese Spring chromosome 6D, IWGSC CS RefSeq v2.1, whole genome shotgun sequence encodes these proteins:
- the LOC123141848 gene encoding galactoside 2-alpha-L-fucosyltransferase: MQQRKAPKASAEGVTEQEASPAAVLPRTATARDLLEAEEAPDQCSMTPRKKNKKRQTGAGERRCRPVLNLLLVAFVVAVLLAVVLLADGGRVPAVWIAAARAQLRRGSGHAWLPYARNAPDKLLGGLLADGVDGETCRSRHESSAYRRSTPRRPSPYLVAKLRRHEELQRRCGPGSDAYSRAVQQLSAGRSAVDAECKYVVSVCNRGLGNRILAAASAFLYTLLTDRVLLVYRGNGMGDLFCEPFPGATWLLPPDFPVAGLANITVDAAETYGNMLKNKVLTADSKEPVQVPALAYAYLEHDYGDGDKRFFCDDDQRLMSNIQWLVARMDTYSVPGLFQVPSFAEELAALFPESDAVFHHLGRYLFHPADHVWGLVSRYYRAYLARAEQLVGVQVRVFDSEQGKSPHVLRQITSCVWKEKLLPEVLAAGEPVITPATGGISRTVLIASLRPWFYERIKSMYWEQPTASGEDVGVHQPSHEEYQQFGRRSHDTKAWAEMYLLSLCDVLVTSGWSTFGYVAQGLAGVTPWVMYRPLNFSETPDPPCGRDVSMEPCFHTPPMYDCKLKHTADTARSVPHIRRCEDVKWGLKLVGPK, translated from the exons ATGCAGCAGCGCAAGGCACCCAAGGCGTCCGCGGAGGGCGTCACGGAGCAGGAGGCGTCGCCGGCGGCCGTGCTGCCGAGGACCGCCACGGCGCGCGACTTGCTGGAGGCGGAGGAGGCTCCGGACCAGTGCTCCATGACGCCgcggaagaagaataagaagaggcagaCGGGCGCCGGTGAGAGGCGGTGCAGGCCGGTGCTCAACCTGTTGCTCGTCGCCTTCGTCGTGGCGGTGCTGCTGGCGGTCGTCCTTCTTGCCGACGGCGGCCGCGTTCCCGCGGTCTGGATCGCCGCTGCCAGAGCCCAGCTGCGTCGAG GTTCCGGTCACGCCTGGTTACCGTACGCGAGGAACGCGCCGGACAAACTCCTCGGCGGCCTCCTGGCCGACGGAGTCGACGGCGAAACATGCCGCAGCAGGCACGAGTCCTCCGCGTACCGACGGAGCACGCCGCGGCGGCCATCCCCGTACCTCGTCGCGAAGCTGCGACGGCACGAGGAGCTCCAGCGGCGGTGCGGCCCCGGCAGCGACGCGTACAGCCGCGCCGTCCAGCAGCTGAGCGCCGGCAGGAGCGCCGTCGACGCCGAGTGCAAGTACGTCGTCTCCGTCTGCAACCGCGGCCTCGGCAACCGCATCCTCGCCGCCGCGTCGGCGTTCCTCTACACGCTGCTCACCGACCGCGTCCTCCTCGTCTACCGGGGCAACGGCATGGGCGACCTCTTCTGCGAGCCGTTCCCCGGCGCGACGTGGCTGCTGCCCCCGGACTTCCCGGTGGCGGGCCTCGCCAACATCACCGTCGACGCCGCCGAGACCTACGGCAACATGCTCAAGAACAAGGTGCTCACGGCGGACTCCAAGGAGCCGGTGCAGGTGCCGGCGTTGGCGTACGCCTACCTTGAACACGACTACGGCGACGGCGACAAGAGGTTCTTCTGCGACGACGACCAGCGCCTCATGTCAAACATCCAGTGGCTGGTGGCGAGGATGGACACCTACAGCGTGCCGGGGCTGTTCCAGGTCCCGTCCTTCGCGGAGGAGCTCGCCGCGCTCTTCCCAGAGAGCGACGCCGTGTTCCACCACCTCGGCCGGTACCTCTTCCACCCGGCCGACCACGTCTGGGGCCTCgtctcgcggtactaccgcgcctaccTCGCGCGGGCGGAGCAGCTGGTGGGCGTCCAGGTGCGCGTCTTCGACAGCGAGCAGGGCAAGTCGCCGCACGTCCTGCGGCAGATCACGTCGTGCGTGTGGAAGGAGAAGCTGCTCCCGGAGGTCCTCGCCGCCGGTGAGCCGGTCATCACGCCGGCGACCGGGGGCATATCCAGGACCGTCCTGATCGCCTCGCTGAGGCCGTGGTTCTACGAGCGCATCAAGAGCATGTACTGGGAGCAGCCGACGGCGAGCGGCGAGGACGTGGGCGTGCACCAGCCGAGCCACGAGGAGTACCAGCAGTTCGGCCGAAGGTCGCACGACACCAAGGCGTGGGCGGAGATGTACCTGCTCAGCCTCTGCGACGTGCTCGTCACCTCCGGCTGGTCCACGTTCGGGTACGTCGCGCAGGGGCTCGCTGGCGTCACGCCGTGGGTCATGTACCGCCCGCTCAACTTCAGCGAGACACCGGACCCGCCCTGCGGCCGCGACGTGTCCATGGAGCCCTGCTTCCACACGCCGCCCATGTACGATTGCAAGCTCAAACACACGGCGGACACCGCGAGGTCGGTGCCCCATATCCGGCGATGCGAGGACGTGAAATGGGGCTTGAAGCTTGTTGGCCCCAAATAG